A section of the Apodemus sylvaticus chromosome 10, mApoSyl1.1, whole genome shotgun sequence genome encodes:
- the Mettl22 gene encoding methyltransferase-like protein 22: MGPAMDEVTFKSDTVLSDVHLYTPNQSHLMVRLNGMGQPVFLSQFKLLWSRDTWTDSGAEHSGPRDVSTEEAPPAGSGSGHSHEDLSLQAGDDTTTIQEGLSVPLDEDGDLDVVRRPRAASDPNPAGPARDKVHPMILAQEEEDDLAGDQAQESCPHSIIKIEHTMATPLEDVGKQVWRGALLLADYILFRRDLFQGCTVLELGAGTGLASIVAATMAHTVYCTDVGTDLLAMCQRNVALNSHLAATGGGVVKVKELDWLKEDLCTDPKVPFSWSEEEIADLYDHTTVLLAAEVFYDDDLTNALFNTLSRLVLRLKNACTAILSVEKRFNFTLRHLDVTCEAYDHFRASLDSLGKLADGRLRLVVEPVEASFPQLLVYERIRQLELWKIVVEPAA; this comes from the exons ATGGGCCCAGCCATGGATGAGGTCACCTTCAAAAGCGACACTGTGCTGTCAGATGTCCACCTGTACACCCCCAACCAGAGTCACCTCATGGTGCGGCTGAACGGCATGGGCCAGCCAG TCTTCCTGTCCCAGTTCAAGCTCCTGTGGAGTCGGGACACTTGGACAGACTCAGGGGCTGAGCACAGTGGTCCCAGAGACGTCTCCACAGAGGAGGCGCCTCCTGCTGGCTCGGGAAGTGGCCACAGTCATGAGGATTTATCCCTCCAGGCTGGGGATGACACCACCACCATCCAGGAAGGGTTGAGTGTTCCCCTGGACGAGGATGGGGACCTGGATGTGGTACGAAGACCACGGGCTGCTTCTGACCCCAACCCAGCAGGGCCCGCAAGAGACAAGGTACACCCCATGATTCTAGcacaggaagaagaagatgacCTCGCGGGAGACCAAGCGCAAGAGAGCTGCCCCCACAGCATCATCAAAATAG AGCACACCATGGCTACGCCCCTGGAGGATGTAGGCAAGCAG GTGTGGCGGGGTGCCCTCCTCCTGGCAGACTATATCCTGTTCCGAAGGGACCTCTTCCAGGGATGCACTGTGCTGGAGCTTGGGGCGGGCACAGGGCTGGCCAGCATTGTGGCAGCCACCATGGCTCACACCGTTTACTGTACAG ATGTCGGCACAGACCTCCTGGCCATGTGCCAACGAAATGTTGCCCTCAACAGCCACCTGGCTGCCACTGGAG GTGGTGTGGTCAAGGTCAAGGAGCTAGACTGGCTGAAGGAAGACCTCTGCACAG ATCCCAAAGTCCCCTTCAGCTGGTCAGAAGAAGAAATCGCCGACCTGTATGACCACACCACTGTGCTGCTTGCAGCGGAAG TGTTCTACGATGATGACTTAACCAACGCTCTATTTAACACACTGTCCCGACTGGTCCTCAGACTGAAAAATGCCTGCACCGCCATCTTGTCAGTGGAAAAAAG GTTCAACTTCACGCTGAGACACTTGGACGTCACGTGTGAAGCATACGATCACTTCCGTGCCTCCCTGGACTCACTGGGGAAGCTGGCTGACGGCAGGCTGCGCCTCGTGGTGGAGCCTGTGGAGGCCTCCTTCCCACAGCTGCTTGTCTACGAGCGCATCCGGCAGCTG gagctctggaagaTCGTCGTAGAACCTGCAGCATGA